From a region of the Hymenobacter jejuensis genome:
- a CDS encoding PA14 domain-containing protein encodes MRKNCSIDLTSTRFFTPRSQAVVFLLCLASLFTASTAAFAQVRIMPLGNSITQADHNHDSYRRPLWFKLKDGGYNVDFVGSQNSSFNAPSPHPDFDLNHEGHWGWRADQILGSVQDWATANTPDIVLMHVGTNDMLQGQSVESTLDEISQIVDRLRVANPSVKILMAQLIPTTQSGPNANLNILNSLIPGLASQKTTSQSPIIVVDQNSGFDASTLTYDGIHPREGGEELMASRWYQALQAVLATGVPAPAPPAPSPPAPAPDPAPIVLREADNPSNVVNGLAYRYYEGSWSALPDFNSQATVKQGTTNAFDLNVGGRADNFGFRYTGYIEVPTDGEYTFYTSSDDGSQLFIGSQLVVDNNGIHAAQERSGVIGLKAGKHALTVTFFERDGGETLAVSYQGPGVGKQPVPASALFRENTTAAPLPGAFYRAINIDGPALTIDGHSWLASDGNIDVSGQNGAFSDFSIALNPGTDAERATMLRSSVWGGNTTLNVLNVDNGTYDVFLYVWEDNSPATFGIHLENKLVVAEHNSGEAGQWSKLGPFRAEVSDGNLTVRTTGGDANLSGIELWQAAPSSLQAAAGVASLKGPAGSGKGLQVYPQPLRRGQEALNLEFAELQGPAQITIYDRTGRQVYQAKAIGQHRVPSQALPAGLYLISVNDGHKTLTSKLVIN; translated from the coding sequence ATGAGAAAAAACTGCTCTATTGACCTGACCTCTACTCGCTTTTTCACTCCCCGAAGCCAAGCTGTGGTTTTTCTGCTGTGCTTGGCCAGCCTGTTCACGGCTTCTACCGCGGCGTTCGCGCAGGTGCGCATTATGCCTTTGGGCAATTCCATCACGCAAGCCGACCACAACCACGATAGCTACCGGCGGCCGTTGTGGTTTAAGCTCAAAGACGGCGGCTACAACGTCGATTTTGTAGGCAGCCAAAATAGCAGCTTTAATGCTCCGTCGCCCCACCCCGATTTCGATCTCAACCACGAAGGGCACTGGGGCTGGCGGGCCGACCAAATCTTGGGCTCGGTGCAAGATTGGGCCACGGCCAACACCCCGGATATCGTGCTGATGCACGTGGGAACCAACGACATGCTGCAAGGCCAAAGCGTGGAAAGCACGCTTGACGAAATTTCGCAAATCGTTGATCGACTGAGGGTTGCAAACCCCAGCGTCAAGATTCTGATGGCCCAGCTCATTCCTACTACGCAAAGCGGGCCCAACGCCAACCTGAACATCCTCAACAGCTTAATCCCGGGTTTGGCCAGCCAAAAAACCACGAGCCAATCGCCCATCATCGTAGTAGATCAGAACTCGGGCTTTGACGCCTCCACGCTCACGTACGATGGCATTCATCCTCGCGAAGGCGGCGAAGAACTCATGGCCAGCCGCTGGTATCAGGCGCTACAAGCGGTGCTTGCCACCGGAGTGCCTGCCCCAGCTCCACCAGCACCTTCACCGCCCGCGCCAGCTCCTGACCCTGCCCCCATTGTGTTACGCGAAGCCGACAACCCCAGCAATGTGGTCAACGGCTTGGCCTACCGCTACTACGAAGGCAGCTGGAGCGCTCTGCCCGATTTCAACAGCCAAGCGACTGTAAAGCAAGGCACCACGAATGCTTTCGACCTGAATGTAGGCGGCCGCGCCGACAACTTTGGCTTCCGCTACACGGGCTACATCGAGGTACCCACCGATGGCGAGTACACCTTCTACACCTCCTCCGACGACGGCAGCCAGCTCTTCATCGGCAGCCAGTTGGTAGTTGACAACAATGGTATTCACGCTGCCCAAGAGCGCAGCGGCGTCATCGGCCTGAAAGCCGGCAAGCACGCCCTGACCGTGACCTTCTTCGAGCGCGACGGCGGCGAAACCCTGGCCGTGAGCTATCAGGGGCCCGGCGTGGGCAAACAACCGGTGCCGGCTTCGGCCTTATTTCGGGAGAATACGACGGCAGCGCCTTTGCCGGGAGCGTTCTACCGCGCCATCAATATCGACGGGCCGGCACTTACCATCGACGGGCATAGCTGGCTTGCGTCGGATGGCAACATTGACGTGAGCGGCCAAAACGGAGCATTTTCCGACTTCAGCATTGCCCTGAACCCCGGCACCGATGCCGAGCGCGCCACCATGCTTCGCTCTTCGGTGTGGGGCGGCAACACGACGCTCAACGTCCTCAACGTCGACAACGGCACCTACGACGTATTTTTGTATGTGTGGGAAGACAATTCGCCGGCGACTTTCGGCATCCACCTCGAAAACAAGCTTGTGGTAGCGGAGCACAATTCGGGCGAAGCAGGCCAGTGGAGTAAGCTTGGTCCCTTCCGCGCTGAGGTCAGCGATGGCAACCTGACGGTCAGAACCACCGGGGGTGACGCCAATCTTTCCGGCATTGAGCTATGGCAGGCGGCCCCGTCTTCCCTGCAAGCCGCGGCGGGCGTAGCTTCGCTGAAAGGCCCAGCCGGTTCGGGCAAAGGCCTGCAAGTATATCCGCAGCCGCTGCGCCGGGGTCAGGAGGCGCTGAATCTGGAGTTTGCGGAGCTTCAGGGCCCAGCGCAAATTACCATCTACGACCGCACCGGCCGCCAAGTGTACCAAGCCAAAGCCATCGGCCAGCACCGGGTGCCAAGCCAAGCGCTCCCCGCCGGCCTCTACCTGATTTCGGTCAACGACGGGCATAAAACCCTTACTTCCAAGCTGGTCATAAACTAG
- a CDS encoding DUF5777 family beta-barrel protein, giving the protein MHRYLYPSWARLALLLLLAGLGWATPALAQDDLLNQLENQEAKTTTTEYVDATFKSTRLISGHTVQTPGQGTMVFLISHRFGTLNSGAYNFFGLDQATLRLGFEYGLTDRLTMGVGRSSLEKTFDGFLKYKAIRQSTGLHAMPVSVTLFASSALNSLKYNDAFDHTLPRRMAYTYQALIARKFSADLSLQFMPTLVHSNLVATTQDHNDVYALGFGGRQKLTKRTSINAEYYYLLPDSKPNGVRNALALGFDIETGGHVFQLHVTNSQGMIEKFFVANTRGNFFKGDLYFGFNVNRNFTIRPKGEFRK; this is encoded by the coding sequence ATGCATCGTTACCTCTACCCATCTTGGGCCCGTTTGGCCTTGCTGTTATTGCTTGCCGGCTTGGGCTGGGCTACTCCAGCGCTCGCCCAAGACGACTTATTAAATCAGCTTGAAAATCAAGAAGCAAAGACAACCACCACGGAGTATGTCGATGCGACTTTCAAGAGCACGCGCCTGATCAGCGGCCACACGGTGCAGACGCCGGGCCAGGGCACCATGGTGTTTTTGATCTCGCACCGCTTCGGCACGCTCAACAGCGGCGCCTACAACTTCTTCGGCCTCGACCAGGCTACGCTGCGCTTAGGCTTTGAATATGGCCTCACCGATCGCCTCACCATGGGCGTGGGACGCAGCTCGCTGGAAAAAACCTTCGACGGATTTCTCAAATACAAAGCCATCCGCCAGAGCACGGGCCTACACGCAATGCCGGTTTCGGTGACGCTGTTTGCGAGCTCGGCCCTGAATTCGCTGAAGTACAACGACGCCTTCGATCACACCTTGCCGCGCCGCATGGCCTACACGTACCAAGCCCTGATTGCCCGCAAGTTCAGCGCCGATCTGTCGCTGCAATTCATGCCGACCTTGGTTCACAGCAACTTAGTAGCCACCACCCAAGACCACAACGATGTGTATGCACTGGGCTTTGGCGGCCGCCAAAAGCTGACGAAGCGCACGTCGATCAATGCCGAATACTACTACCTGCTGCCCGACAGCAAACCCAACGGCGTACGCAACGCCTTAGCGCTGGGCTTCGACATCGAGACTGGTGGCCACGTGTTTCAGCTACACGTGACCAATTCGCAGGGCATGATTGAGAAGTTTTTTGTGGCCAACACGCGGGGCAACTTCTTCAAAGGCGACCTCTACTTCGGCTTCAACGTGAACCGCAACTTCACGATTCGGCCCAAAGGCGAATTCCGCAAGTAA
- a CDS encoding cytochrome c: protein MRRFSFLFLALLAGCTYENAEELAPKIPCTTPDVVSYSLSISPLLDRNCRTCHNPTLLTGGVNLEDFAELKRRAGTGQLIGVVSHAPGFAQMPKDGAKLSECDIELLRKWVDAGALNN from the coding sequence ATGCGTCGGTTTTCATTTCTCTTTCTAGCTCTATTAGCGGGTTGTACGTACGAAAATGCCGAGGAATTGGCGCCTAAAATCCCCTGTACTACGCCCGACGTGGTGTCGTACTCGCTGTCGATTTCGCCGCTGCTCGACCGCAATTGCCGCACCTGCCACAATCCAACGCTGCTCACGGGCGGCGTGAACCTAGAAGATTTTGCGGAGCTTAAGCGCCGGGCCGGTACCGGCCAGCTCATTGGCGTGGTCAGTCACGCGCCCGGATTTGCCCAAATGCCCAAAGACGGCGCCAAGCTTTCGGAGTGTGATATTGAGTTGTTGAGAAAGTGGGTAGATGCTGGAGCGCTTAATAACTAA
- the icd gene encoding NADP-dependent isocitrate dehydrogenase, giving the protein MAEQKITIKNGKLTVPNTPVIPFIEGDGTGPDIWAASQKVFDAAVAKAYGGARKLVWKEVLAGEKSFKQTGNWLPNETLDAFREYLVGIKGPLTTPVGGGIRSLNVALRQELDLYACVRPVRWFEGVPSPVKQPNLTDMVIFRENTEDIYAGIEYMNGTPQAQKMLEFLQDEMGVKKIRFPETSSFGIKPVSKEGTERLVRAAIDYAITHKKPSVTIVHKGNIMKFTEGAFKTWGYELAEREFGDKVFTWAQYDRIAAKQGQDVADAQQKAALDGGKLLIKDSIADAFLQQILLRPAEYSVVATLNLNGDYISDALAAIVGGIGIAPGANINYITGHAIFEATHGTAPKYAGQDKVNPGSVILSGAMMFEYLGWQEVADLIYKGLEAAIASKRVTYDFERLMEGATLLKCSEFGEEIINRM; this is encoded by the coding sequence ATGGCAGAACAGAAAATCACCATTAAAAACGGCAAGCTGACGGTACCCAATACTCCCGTAATCCCTTTCATCGAGGGCGATGGTACAGGTCCGGATATCTGGGCGGCTTCGCAGAAAGTGTTTGACGCAGCGGTGGCCAAAGCATATGGCGGCGCGCGCAAACTGGTGTGGAAAGAAGTGCTGGCCGGCGAGAAATCCTTTAAGCAAACCGGCAACTGGCTGCCAAACGAAACGCTGGACGCGTTCCGCGAATACTTAGTAGGTATCAAAGGCCCCCTGACGACTCCCGTGGGCGGCGGCATTCGGTCGCTGAACGTGGCCCTGCGCCAAGAGCTTGACCTATATGCGTGCGTGCGCCCGGTGCGGTGGTTTGAAGGCGTGCCATCGCCGGTGAAGCAGCCAAACCTGACGGATATGGTGATCTTCCGTGAAAACACCGAAGATATTTATGCCGGTATCGAGTACATGAACGGCACGCCGCAGGCGCAAAAAATGCTCGAATTTTTGCAGGACGAAATGGGCGTGAAGAAAATTCGCTTCCCCGAGACGTCTTCGTTTGGCATCAAGCCGGTTTCGAAGGAAGGCACCGAGCGGTTGGTGCGCGCGGCCATCGATTATGCCATCACGCACAAGAAGCCTTCGGTGACCATCGTGCACAAAGGCAACATCATGAAGTTCACGGAAGGCGCGTTCAAAACCTGGGGCTATGAACTGGCCGAGCGCGAGTTTGGCGACAAGGTGTTCACGTGGGCTCAGTACGACCGCATTGCGGCGAAACAAGGCCAGGACGTTGCCGATGCTCAGCAGAAAGCCGCGCTCGACGGCGGCAAGCTGCTCATTAAGGACAGCATCGCCGACGCCTTCTTACAACAAATTCTACTTCGCCCAGCTGAGTATTCGGTAGTAGCTACCCTCAACCTGAACGGAGACTACATCTCCGACGCGCTGGCAGCTATCGTGGGCGGCATCGGCATCGCGCCCGGCGCCAACATCAATTATATAACTGGCCACGCCATCTTCGAAGCTACCCACGGCACGGCGCCCAAGTATGCAGGCCAAGACAAAGTAAACCCCGGCTCGGTGATCTTGTCCGGCGCCATGATGTTCGAATATTTGGGTTGGCAGGAAGTTGCCGACCTCATCTACAAAGGCCTCGAAGCAGCCATCGCGTCCAAGCGCGTGACCTACGACTTTGAGCGCTTGATGGAAGGCGCTACTTTGCTGAAATGCAGCGAGTTCGGCGAAGAGATCATCAACAGAATGTAA
- a CDS encoding M16 family metallopeptidase, whose translation MKKPFLLLFPALAALGLTTQCQSSKPAATTTSAVTAPAPTVKEYKYETVEGDPLKARIYTLANGLTVYLSDYDDAPRIQTYLAVRAGSKNDPHNATGLAHYLEHMVFKGTSQLGTQNWAAEKPELDKIEALYETYRTKTDAAERKRIYHQIDSISSVAAKYAVANEYDKVMGAIGAKGSNAYTSVEQTVYQEDIPSNQIEKWAAIQSERLREMVPRLFHTELEAVYEEKNRTLDSDFSKEFEAMNATLYRKHEYGTQTTIGTIQHLQNPSITEIKNYFGKYYMPNNVALCLSGDLDYDQTIRIIDQYFGKLPTKPVPTFNVAKEDPIAAPITKEIVGPDAENVMIGFRFPGTTTQDALVLRMIDKILSNGQAGLIDLNLNQQQKVLQAATITDINNDYSTHILYGMPRQGQTLQQVRDLLLAQLDKVKKGDFPEWLIPAIVNNEKLQRTKSYESNEARAGAFVAAFVAHEDWKDYLKQFDDFAKITKDDVLRVANQYYGTNYALIYKRTGKDTSTPKVIKPAITPVPVNRDAASAFYKQVTSMPSPDLQPVFVDYQKDIQQATLKSGIPLYYSQNTENGLFNLYYILDMGTNNDPKLGLAADYLQYLGTDKYTAAQLQQEFYKLGCSFGVFSGQDRVYVSLSGLDTNFEPALQLFESLLASPKPDAKALNDMVAGILKARQDAKLNKQVILSQAMVNYAKYGPKNPFTSILPEKELRALKPADLTALTKKLTSYQHRVLYYGPRPAEVLQARREAVPVDTQKVGNIVKRIIDTSGNLLQVLNKFHQTPAKLTPVPADKDFAEQPMKDRKVYWVDYNMVQAEILFLTKGDIYNKEIVPTASLYNEYFGGSMGSIVFQELRESKALAYSASSRYANADKLGRSNYVLSYIGTQSDKLPEAMAGMEALLNDMPVAEANLQIAKNAIRNSIATERITKSDILFSYERARRLGLDYDVRRDVYEKTYNMSFDDLKKFQEAKIKGQSQTILVIGSKDRLNFKELAKYGQVQQLTLKEIFGY comes from the coding sequence GTGAAAAAACCCTTTCTGCTTTTGTTTCCGGCTTTAGCGGCTTTGGGCCTTACCACGCAATGCCAATCCAGCAAACCGGCTGCAACGACTACTTCGGCAGTTACGGCTCCGGCCCCGACGGTCAAAGAATACAAATACGAAACCGTTGAGGGTGACCCACTTAAGGCCCGCATCTATACCCTCGCCAACGGCCTAACCGTGTATTTGTCGGATTACGACGACGCACCACGCATCCAAACATATTTGGCGGTGCGCGCAGGCTCCAAAAACGATCCGCACAACGCCACCGGCTTAGCGCACTATCTGGAGCACATGGTGTTCAAAGGCACTTCGCAGCTCGGCACGCAGAACTGGGCCGCGGAAAAGCCGGAACTCGACAAGATAGAGGCACTGTACGAAACCTATCGCACCAAAACGGACGCCGCGGAGCGTAAGCGCATTTACCACCAGATCGACTCGATTTCGAGTGTGGCGGCCAAATACGCCGTCGCTAACGAGTACGATAAGGTAATGGGTGCTATTGGCGCCAAAGGATCGAACGCTTACACTTCGGTAGAACAGACTGTCTATCAAGAAGATATCCCTTCGAACCAAATCGAGAAGTGGGCCGCTATCCAGTCGGAGCGCCTGCGCGAAATGGTGCCGCGCCTGTTTCATACGGAACTGGAAGCCGTGTACGAAGAGAAAAACCGTACGCTGGACAGCGATTTTTCGAAGGAATTTGAGGCGATGAACGCCACGCTGTATCGCAAGCACGAGTACGGCACCCAAACGACCATCGGCACGATTCAGCACTTGCAGAATCCGTCGATCACGGAAATTAAAAACTACTTCGGCAAGTACTACATGCCCAATAACGTGGCACTTTGCCTAAGCGGCGATCTGGATTACGACCAGACCATCCGCATCATCGACCAATACTTCGGTAAGCTGCCTACCAAGCCAGTGCCCACGTTTAACGTGGCGAAGGAAGATCCCATTGCGGCTCCCATCACGAAGGAAATAGTTGGTCCCGACGCCGAAAACGTGATGATTGGCTTTCGCTTCCCGGGCACAACCACCCAGGATGCGCTGGTGCTGCGCATGATCGATAAAATCCTGAGCAACGGCCAGGCCGGTCTGATTGACCTAAATCTGAACCAGCAGCAAAAGGTATTGCAGGCGGCTACGATTACGGACATCAACAACGATTACTCGACGCACATCCTGTACGGTATGCCGCGCCAAGGCCAGACGTTGCAGCAGGTGCGTGATCTGCTCCTCGCCCAGCTTGATAAGGTAAAGAAAGGCGACTTCCCCGAGTGGCTTATCCCGGCCATCGTCAACAATGAGAAGCTGCAGCGTACCAAAAGCTACGAGAGCAACGAGGCCCGCGCCGGTGCTTTTGTGGCGGCTTTTGTGGCCCACGAAGACTGGAAGGATTACCTGAAGCAGTTCGATGATTTTGCCAAAATCACGAAGGACGACGTGCTGCGCGTTGCCAACCAATACTACGGCACCAACTACGCGCTCATCTACAAGCGCACCGGCAAAGACACCAGCACGCCGAAAGTCATCAAACCTGCGATCACGCCGGTACCGGTCAATCGGGATGCTGCTTCGGCTTTTTACAAGCAGGTAACGAGCATGCCGTCGCCGGATTTGCAGCCGGTTTTCGTTGATTATCAGAAGGATATCCAGCAGGCCACGCTGAAATCGGGCATACCGCTGTATTACAGTCAGAACACCGAAAACGGTTTGTTCAACCTGTACTACATCCTGGATATGGGCACGAACAACGATCCCAAACTGGGCTTAGCGGCTGATTATCTGCAATATCTGGGCACCGACAAGTACACAGCGGCGCAGCTGCAACAGGAGTTCTACAAGCTGGGCTGCTCGTTCGGCGTTTTTTCCGGCCAAGACCGGGTGTATGTAAGCCTGAGCGGGCTGGACACCAACTTTGAGCCGGCTTTGCAACTGTTTGAAAGCTTGCTGGCGAGCCCCAAACCAGATGCCAAGGCGCTCAACGACATGGTGGCGGGCATTCTAAAAGCCCGCCAAGACGCCAAGTTGAACAAGCAGGTGATCCTAAGCCAGGCGATGGTGAATTACGCCAAATACGGCCCCAAAAATCCGTTCACCAGCATTCTGCCAGAGAAGGAGCTTCGCGCCTTAAAACCTGCTGACCTCACGGCGCTCACCAAGAAGCTGACTTCTTATCAGCATCGCGTGCTGTATTATGGCCCACGGCCTGCTGAAGTACTTCAGGCAAGACGAGAAGCTGTTCCAGTTGACACGCAAAAAGTGGGGAATATTGTTAAGCGTATTATCGATACGTCCGGAAACCTGCTCCAAGTACTCAACAAATTCCACCAAACACCCGCTAAGCTCACTCCGGTGCCGGCTGATAAGGATTTTGCGGAGCAGCCCATGAAGGACCGCAAGGTCTATTGGGTGGACTACAACATGGTGCAGGCCGAAATCCTGTTTTTAACTAAGGGCGACATTTACAACAAGGAAATTGTGCCCACTGCGAGCCTTTACAACGAATATTTCGGAGGCTCGATGGGCAGCATTGTATTCCAAGAACTACGCGAGTCGAAGGCGCTGGCGTATTCGGCTTCGTCGCGGTACGCCAACGCCGATAAGCTGGGCCGATCCAACTATGTGCTCTCCTACATTGGCACCCAGAGCGACAAGCTCCCCGAGGCGATGGCCGGGATGGAAGCGCTGCTCAACGATATGCCGGTGGCTGAAGCGAACCTGCAAATCGCTAAAAATGCCATTCGCAACAGCATCGCTACGGAGCGCATCACCAAGTCCGACATTCTGTTCAGCTACGAGCGTGCCCGCCGCCTGGGCCTCGATTATGACGTGCGCCGCGACGTGTACGAGAAGACTTATAACATGAGCTTCGACGACCTGAAGAAGTTTCAGGAAGCCAAAATCAAAGGCCAAAGCCAGACGATTTTGGTGATTGGCTCGAAAGACCGCTTGAATTTCAAGGAGTTGGCCAAATACGGACAAGTCCAGCAACTTACGCTGAAGGAGATTTTCGGCTATTAA
- a CDS encoding DUF2141 domain-containing protein, which produces MISLQVAFLSVGASLLGPLATPHTATLPVATSAVNVVVTDLPSTKATLKLYFYNVKENFLQRGRYTLLKYVKPAGQKQITLPIELTNGEWAVALTQDLNDNDLVDKNMLGIPTEPYAFSNNIRPKFSAPAFDECKFTVSGPATLVTISMKK; this is translated from the coding sequence ATGATTTCTCTTCAAGTAGCTTTCTTATCCGTTGGTGCCAGCTTACTGGGGCCTTTGGCAACGCCGCACACAGCGACCCTACCCGTAGCAACCTCAGCAGTAAATGTGGTCGTCACGGATCTTCCTTCGACCAAGGCTACGTTGAAACTTTATTTCTACAACGTGAAGGAAAACTTCCTGCAGCGTGGCCGCTATACGTTGCTCAAGTACGTGAAGCCTGCCGGCCAAAAACAGATTACGCTGCCCATCGAGTTGACCAACGGCGAGTGGGCCGTCGCACTGACGCAGGATTTGAACGACAACGATTTGGTGGACAAGAACATGCTGGGCATTCCGACGGAGCCGTATGCCTTTTCCAACAATATCCGCCCCAAGTTTAGCGCCCCGGCTTTCGACGAGTGTAAGTTCACTGTGAGCGGCCCAGCCACGTTGGTCACCATTTCGATGAAGAAGTAA
- a CDS encoding DinB family protein — MTSTNPREVWLRGPLPNVPPLLQPVAHALLQAREELDAALLDFPEDQLWARPAGVASVGFHLQHLTGVLDRLGTYAQGHALSDNQLQALSGEGHCPEPPCHVFDLVQAFDEQVERMLAQLRQTDPDTLLEARGVGRAQLPSTVLGLLVHAAEHTTRHLGQLLVTSRILREAKTN; from the coding sequence ATGACCTCTACCAACCCCCGCGAAGTATGGTTGCGCGGGCCGCTGCCCAACGTGCCGCCGCTGCTGCAACCCGTGGCACACGCCCTGCTGCAGGCCCGCGAAGAACTGGATGCTGCCCTCCTCGATTTTCCGGAGGACCAACTCTGGGCGCGTCCTGCTGGCGTCGCGTCCGTGGGCTTTCACCTGCAGCACCTCACCGGCGTACTCGACCGCCTCGGTACCTATGCCCAAGGCCACGCCCTGAGCGACAATCAGTTGCAAGCGTTGTCTGGCGAAGGCCATTGTCCGGAGCCGCCCTGCCACGTCTTCGACTTGGTTCAGGCTTTCGACGAGCAAGTAGAGCGCATGCTCGCGCAGCTCCGCCAAACCGACCCGGACACCCTGCTCGAAGCACGCGGCGTAGGCCGGGCGCAGCTTCCCTCTACCGTACTGGGGCTGCTGGTGCACGCCGCCGAGCACACGACCCGCCATCTGGGCCAACTGCTGGTCACCTCCCGCATCCTTCGGGAGGCGAAAACAAATTAA
- a CDS encoding DUF3817 domain-containing protein, giving the protein MLATLLRTTLGRLRIIGFLEGLSFLTLLGIAMPLKYLAGQPQAVRIVGMAHGLLFVLYVVLVIQASIEYGWHFRKALLAFFASVIPFGTFWADKNLFRNDARE; this is encoded by the coding sequence ATGCTTGCCACTTTGCTTCGTACTACCCTTGGGCGCTTGCGCATTATTGGTTTTTTGGAAGGTCTTTCGTTTCTGACACTGCTGGGAATCGCTATGCCCCTGAAATACCTGGCGGGCCAACCACAAGCGGTGCGCATCGTGGGCATGGCGCACGGGCTGTTGTTTGTGCTGTACGTCGTGTTGGTGATTCAGGCCAGCATCGAGTACGGCTGGCATTTTCGTAAAGCCTTGCTGGCGTTTTTTGCCTCGGTGATTCCCTTCGGCACCTTTTGGGCTGACAAGAACTTATTCCGGAACGATGCGCGTGAATAG
- a CDS encoding YceI family protein, which translates to MKNSYWWFLLMLLLCTISEAEAQKYLTRNGVVTFYSTSIIEDIEARSDQMAALVDLQGSQLAFTLPIKSFQFKRTLMQEHFNENYMESGKYPKSSFSGRITDLDANALFKGGSQRVTVEGDLTIHGVTKHISVPGSLEMQHGALLVHAYFSVAPADYNIEIPLLVRENIAKVVGIRVALSCDPVSQLTLSK; encoded by the coding sequence ATGAAAAACAGCTATTGGTGGTTTTTGCTCATGCTTTTGCTCTGCACCATTTCGGAGGCCGAAGCGCAAAAATACCTCACCCGCAACGGCGTAGTTACCTTCTACTCCACGAGCATCATCGAAGACATTGAGGCGCGCTCCGACCAGATGGCGGCGCTGGTGGATTTGCAGGGCAGTCAACTGGCTTTCACGCTGCCCATCAAGTCGTTTCAGTTCAAGCGCACGCTGATGCAGGAGCACTTCAACGAAAACTACATGGAATCGGGGAAGTACCCGAAATCCTCGTTTTCGGGCCGCATCACCGATCTGGATGCCAACGCCCTGTTTAAGGGTGGCTCACAACGCGTTACGGTAGAAGGCGACCTCACCATTCACGGCGTTACCAAGCACATATCGGTGCCTGGATCGCTCGAAATGCAGCACGGTGCCTTATTGGTACACGCTTATTTCAGCGTCGCGCCGGCCGATTACAACATCGAGATTCCGCTGCTCGTGCGCGAAAACATTGCCAAAGTGGTGGGCATTCGGGTGGCCCTGTCGTGCGACCCGGTTTCGCAGCTCACCCTATCCAAATAA
- a CDS encoding CHRD domain-containing protein, protein MFKKFTSAAVLIVGLAAFTACDKDNNTTPANDTVQLTASLTGAQEVPANASAGTGSFTGSYNKSTHVLTYTVTYQGITPTMGHIHAGVAGQNGDAFVPFSNVASSPITGTATLSDASANSLLSGAYVNFHSSAYAGGEIRGNITTK, encoded by the coding sequence ATGTTTAAAAAGTTTACTTCTGCTGCAGTACTCATCGTCGGCTTAGCTGCTTTCACCGCTTGCGACAAAGACAACAACACTACGCCTGCCAACGACACCGTGCAGCTAACGGCTTCCCTAACCGGTGCGCAGGAGGTACCCGCCAACGCCTCTGCTGGCACGGGCTCGTTTACGGGTTCTTATAACAAGAGCACCCACGTTCTCACGTACACGGTTACATATCAAGGCATTACACCTACCATGGGCCACATCCATGCGGGAGTTGCCGGGCAGAATGGCGATGCCTTCGTGCCCTTCTCAAATGTAGCTTCGTCGCCCATAACGGGCACGGCTACTTTGTCGGATGCTAGCGCCAACAGCCTGCTGTCGGGCGCTTACGTTAACTTCCACTCCTCCGCTTATGCCGGCGGCGAAATCCGGGGCAACATTACAACGAAGTAA
- a CDS encoding group I truncated hemoglobin — protein sequence MQQLRLSLALLAVTLFLFSCGHEATPAPATLYNRIGQADGIAKIVDQLIANVGAETQQTNTVMLRTHKPMLDAVSSGADPTRLQRLRNHFIDQLGEATGGPLKYTGMNMLAAHKGMMITENEFAVWRQAAVSSLATNQLPTKEKAELLAILDAMKADVVGH from the coding sequence ATGCAACAACTTCGACTATCGCTGGCGCTGCTGGCTGTCACGCTGTTTCTCTTCTCCTGTGGCCATGAAGCCACCCCCGCGCCCGCCACGCTCTATAACCGCATTGGCCAAGCCGATGGCATTGCCAAAATCGTCGACCAACTTATCGCCAACGTCGGGGCGGAAACGCAGCAAACTAATACGGTGATGCTACGCACGCACAAACCAATGCTGGATGCGGTCAGCTCCGGCGCCGACCCTACGCGCTTGCAGCGCCTGCGCAACCATTTCATCGATCAGCTGGGCGAGGCCACCGGCGGACCGCTGAAATACACGGGCATGAACATGCTGGCCGCCCACAAGGGCATGATGATCACGGAAAATGAGTTTGCCGTATGGCGCCAAGCCGCGGTTTCTTCGTTGGCTACCAACCAGCTTCCGACCAAAGAAAAAGCCGAACTGCTGGCCATTCTGGACGCTATGAAAGCCGATGTGGTAGGTCACTAA